From a region of the Campylobacter showae genome:
- the nusB gene encoding transcription antitermination factor NusB, with product MATRHQVRQAVVSLLYAREMGSCSEEFVEEFLEEKKIRNDQRSLALSLFHGILEHADELDALLNARLKEWKINEIGSIERAVLRLGAYEMKFTQTDKAVIINEGIELGKELGGDSAPKFINGVLDALKADL from the coding sequence ATGGCGACTCGTCATCAGGTTAGGCAGGCCGTCGTTTCGCTACTATACGCGCGCGAAATGGGCAGCTGCAGCGAGGAGTTCGTCGAGGAATTTTTAGAAGAAAAAAAGATCAGAAACGATCAGCGAAGCCTTGCGCTGTCGCTTTTTCACGGCATTTTAGAGCATGCGGATGAGCTTGATGCGCTACTAAACGCGCGCCTAAAAGAGTGGAAGATAAACGAGATCGGCAGCATCGAGCGCGCCGTGCTGCGACTGGGAGCATACGAGATGAAATTTACCCAGACCGACAAGGCCGTCATCATAAACGAGGGTATCGAGCTTGGCAAAGAGCTGGGCGGAGACTCGGCACCGAAATTTATAAACGGCGTGCTAGACGCATTAAAGGCCGATTTGTGA
- a CDS encoding DMT family transporter codes for MQTKGFLWVLGGAVAECGWAYGLKHAQNVVGFALTAALVCVSFVSFMKAMKYLPVSVAYTVFVGFGAFFIVVTESVSEYSSSGQTPDLLRLFFIATLVAGVLGLKRLKS; via the coding sequence ATGCAAACTAAGGGCTTTTTGTGGGTGCTAGGCGGCGCGGTCGCCGAGTGCGGCTGGGCGTACGGGCTAAAACACGCCCAAAACGTCGTAGGATTCGCGCTTACTGCCGCGTTAGTCTGCGTTAGCTTCGTATCGTTTATGAAGGCTATGAAATACTTGCCCGTTAGCGTTGCATATACCGTATTTGTGGGGTTTGGAGCATTTTTTATCGTGGTCACCGAAAGCGTTAGCGAATACAGCTCAAGCGGCCAGACGCCAGATTTATTGCGGCTATTTTTCATAGCGACGCTAGTTGCGGGCGTACTGGGGCTAAAAAGGCTAAAATCTTGA
- a CDS encoding DMT family transporter → MHYNMTKFKGKILFRRYVLHHLGAYYMIIACMFFAAVGGFAKVLSEQMSSIEVVFFRNAVGLAIVLYAIYKRPPTYQKGGQLFVLMFRGFIGTIALFALFYNIAHINLGAAYTFQKTSPIFTAIFAAIFLKEALSKKGWGAIFLGFIGILFIIQPNLGISKTDWLGLWSGVGAALAMLSVRTLRKSYDTSVIVLSFMAWGTALPMLLMGIAEWVKFEPLDFLLSPFVAPNFKGVILIVLMGLAGYFFQFYMTKAYAASKKAGSVAAISYMDVVFSLVVGYFMGDTLPNAAAFFGIMLVVISGIIVARER, encoded by the coding sequence TTGCACTACAATATGACCAAATTTAAAGGAAAAATTTTGTTTCGTAGATACGTTTTGCACCATTTGGGCGCTTATTATATGATCATCGCGTGTATGTTTTTTGCTGCCGTCGGGGGCTTTGCGAAGGTTTTGAGCGAGCAGATGTCTAGCATCGAGGTCGTATTTTTTAGAAACGCCGTCGGGCTTGCCATCGTGCTTTACGCGATTTACAAAAGGCCGCCGACGTACCAAAAAGGCGGGCAGCTTTTCGTGCTGATGTTTCGCGGATTTATCGGCACGATCGCGCTTTTTGCCCTTTTTTACAACATCGCTCATATAAATTTAGGCGCGGCCTATACTTTTCAAAAAACCAGCCCAATTTTCACGGCGATTTTTGCGGCGATTTTCTTAAAAGAAGCGCTTAGCAAAAAGGGCTGGGGCGCGATATTTCTGGGCTTTATCGGCATACTTTTTATCATCCAACCAAATTTAGGCATCAGCAAAACCGACTGGCTGGGTCTTTGGAGCGGCGTGGGGGCGGCGCTTGCGATGCTTAGCGTCAGAACTCTTCGCAAAAGCTACGACACGAGCGTTATCGTGCTTAGCTTTATGGCGTGGGGAACGGCTTTGCCGATGCTTTTGATGGGCATTGCGGAGTGGGTCAAATTTGAGCCTCTAGATTTCTTGCTTTCGCCGTTTGTGGCGCCGAATTTTAAAGGCGTAATCCTAATCGTGCTAATGGGGCTTGCGGGCTATTTTTTCCAGTTTTATATGACGAAGGCGTATGCGGCGAGCAAAAAGGCGGGCTCGGTCGCCGCGATAAGCTATATGGACGTCGTATTTTCGCTCGTCGTGGGCTATTTTATGGGCGATACGCTACCTAATGCCGCGGCATTTTTTGGTATAATGCTGGTCGTTATCAGCGGAATAATCGTAGCAAGGGAGAGATGA
- the trpS gene encoding tryptophan--tRNA ligase encodes MALKLKFDEDRACSLSSQILTKSAKSAQKTTRSNKKERKMRVLTGLQPSGKLHLGNYFASIKQMVEAQGQNEMFIFIANYHAMTSVADAGKLKQNTYEAASAFLSLGIDPQKSVFWVQSDVKEVLELYWILSQYTPMGLLERAHSYKDKVAKGLTSHHGLFSYPVLMAADILLYGAQVVPVGKDQIQHVEIARDIAIKFNNEHGDIFVLPEYKVDENVATVPGTDGAKMSKSYGNTIDIFAGAKGLKKQISSIVTTSEPLEAPKQWQNCNVYNIAKLFLDEDGQRDLQARYERGGEGHGHFKMYLNELVWNYFADAREKFDYYLNHAGEVDEILNEGAKRARAVAAPIMEKIRAATGIYK; translated from the coding sequence GTGGCTTTGAAGTTAAAATTTGACGAAGATAGGGCATGTAGCCTATCGAGTCAAATTTTAACGAAATCCGCAAAAAGCGCGCAAAAGACAACGCGCAGCAATAAGAAAGAGAGAAAAATGAGAGTACTAACGGGTTTGCAACCAAGCGGCAAACTACACCTAGGCAACTACTTCGCCTCGATCAAGCAAATGGTTGAGGCGCAGGGGCAAAACGAGATGTTTATATTTATCGCAAACTATCACGCCATGACCTCGGTCGCCGACGCGGGGAAGCTAAAACAAAACACCTATGAGGCCGCAAGCGCGTTTTTGTCACTGGGTATCGATCCGCAAAAGAGCGTATTTTGGGTGCAAAGCGACGTCAAAGAGGTTTTAGAGCTCTACTGGATACTGAGTCAATACACCCCGATGGGCCTGCTTGAGCGCGCGCATAGCTACAAGGATAAGGTCGCAAAGGGCCTCACCTCGCATCACGGGCTTTTTAGCTATCCCGTTTTGATGGCGGCCGATATCCTGCTATACGGCGCACAGGTCGTGCCCGTGGGCAAGGATCAGATCCAGCACGTCGAGATCGCGCGCGACATAGCGATCAAATTTAACAACGAGCACGGCGATATATTTGTCCTGCCTGAGTATAAAGTCGATGAAAACGTCGCTACCGTGCCGGGCACCGACGGCGCGAAAATGAGCAAAAGCTACGGCAACACGATAGATATTTTCGCCGGCGCCAAAGGGCTAAAAAAGCAAATTTCAAGCATCGTGACAACCTCTGAGCCGCTCGAAGCGCCTAAGCAGTGGCAAAACTGCAACGTCTATAATATAGCTAAATTATTCCTAGACGAGGACGGACAGCGCGACTTACAGGCTAGGTATGAGCGCGGCGGCGAAGGACACGGACACTTTAAGATGTATCTAAACGAGCTGGTTTGGAACTATTTTGCGGACGCGAGAGAGAAATTTGATTATTATTTAAATCACGCGGGCGAAGTGGATGAAATTTTAAACGAAGGCGCGAAAAGAGCGCGAGCCGTAGCAGCGCCGATAATGGAAAAAATACGCGCCGCAACCGGCATTTATAAATAA
- a CDS encoding tyrosine-type recombinase/integrase — protein sequence MLSKLITKISNRPNFYYFDTAMKDGRKTTVRYCLFTDDESEARTLASKIKAKVNLTLMQRIARKPASLALLIRNQRRSKEDADSFIKANKLFLDICEYKSLFQSAVAEFYNVTLYQEQSTPALETPSIIQKDTQKPKRHLSFEKIAKRYIQTECEKLKSSDKTKGYYVKTGKILDEFFKNKDMSELDYNSAENFQSHLLKTQKLHKKTVNNYISYSKRLFEYAIRINEVASNPFKTLTSFKITAEEKSPKDNFTMGELGLVFDTDRLDLRNYMMFALYTGLRLNEIWQLDGMSIDEREGVKFINVKTAKQKGGAVKYRQIPIHQDIDYLSDMKWLEEIKVDRGNCDYFSKRLNKHIHTIIPEANVSFHRLRGNFAKAVKDYCLENGIADITSILLGHSTDLATDTYAKGISLKVKQKVMKGLDIFKFLKEQKTPK from the coding sequence ATGCTTTCTAAGTTAATCACGAAAATTTCAAACAGACCTAATTTTTATTATTTCGATACGGCTATGAAAGACGGTAGAAAAACCACCGTCAGATATTGTCTTTTTACCGACGACGAGAGTGAAGCTCGCACACTTGCAAGTAAAATAAAGGCCAAGGTAAATTTGACGCTAATGCAAAGAATTGCGAGAAAGCCTGCTTCTCTAGCCTTATTAATAAGAAATCAAAGAAGATCGAAAGAGGATGCGGATTCTTTCATAAAGGCCAATAAGCTATTTTTAGATATCTGCGAATACAAAAGTCTTTTTCAATCTGCCGTCGCCGAGTTTTATAACGTGACATTGTATCAAGAACAAAGCACCCCTGCTCTAGAAACTCCCTCTATCATACAAAAAGACACGCAAAAGCCTAAGCGGCATCTATCGTTTGAAAAAATAGCCAAACGCTACATACAAACCGAATGCGAAAAACTAAAGTCAAGCGATAAGACGAAGGGTTATTACGTAAAGACGGGCAAAATTTTAGACGAGTTCTTTAAAAACAAAGATATGTCGGAACTTGATTATAATAGTGCCGAGAATTTTCAAAGTCATTTGTTAAAAACCCAAAAACTTCACAAGAAAACCGTAAACAATTATATATCATACTCTAAAAGATTATTTGAATATGCTATAAGAATCAACGAAGTCGCCAGCAATCCATTTAAAACCTTAACTTCATTTAAGATTACGGCCGAAGAAAAATCTCCTAAAGACAACTTTACTATGGGCGAGCTTGGTTTGGTATTTGATACAGATAGGCTCGATTTACGAAACTATATGATGTTTGCCCTCTATACCGGCCTGCGGTTAAATGAAATTTGGCAACTAGACGGCATGAGCATAGACGAACGAGAGGGCGTAAAATTTATCAATGTAAAAACCGCAAAGCAAAAAGGAGGAGCCGTTAAATACAGACAAATACCAATACATCAAGATATAGATTATCTTAGCGATATGAAATGGCTTGAAGAGATAAAAGTAGACAGAGGCAATTGCGACTATTTTAGCAAGCGACTAAATAAACATATTCATACAATCATACCGGAAGCAAACGTATCGTTTCACCGACTTAGAGGAAATTTTGCTAAAGCCGTAAAGGATTATTGCTTAGAAAACGGAATCGCAGATATCACATCCATTCTTCTAGGGCATTCCACCGACTTGGCGACCGATACTTATGCAAAAGGCATATCGCTCAAAGTTAAGCAAAAAGTGATGAAAGGTTTGGATATATTTAAATTTTTAAAGGAACAAAAAACACCAAAATAG
- the pyrF gene encoding orotidine-5'-phosphate decarboxylase, giving the protein MKLCVALDLGSKQECLQLAEGLADFSDKIWLKVGLRAYLRDGAGFVEELKKLGNFKIFLDLKLYDIPNTMADAAEEIAKIGVDMINVHASSGKRAMATVMERLDKLASRPLVLAVSALTSFDETEFSAVYKQNLDDAVRKFSVMSYEAGLDGMVCSAFESRLIKDATSANFITLCPGVRPFGESAADQKRVADLGVAREAETDFIVVGRPIYQSADPREICERILGQI; this is encoded by the coding sequence GTGAAGCTATGCGTCGCGCTTGATTTGGGCTCGAAGCAGGAGTGCTTGCAGCTGGCGGAGGGGCTTGCGGACTTTTCGGATAAAATTTGGCTTAAAGTTGGTCTACGAGCTTATTTGCGCGACGGAGCGGGATTTGTGGAGGAGCTAAAAAAGCTCGGAAATTTTAAAATTTTCCTCGATCTAAAGCTCTACGACATCCCAAACACGATGGCCGATGCCGCCGAGGAGATCGCTAAAATCGGCGTCGATATGATAAACGTGCACGCAAGCAGCGGCAAGCGCGCGATGGCAACGGTGATGGAGCGACTAGACAAGCTAGCTTCGCGTCCGCTGGTGCTAGCGGTTTCTGCGCTAACTAGCTTTGACGAGACCGAATTTAGCGCGGTTTACAAGCAAAATTTGGACGACGCCGTGCGAAAATTTAGCGTGATGAGCTATGAAGCGGGGCTTGACGGCATGGTCTGTTCGGCATTCGAGAGCCGCCTGATAAAGGACGCAACGAGCGCAAATTTTATCACGCTCTGCCCTGGCGTAAGGCCGTTTGGCGAGAGTGCGGCAGATCAAAAGCGAGTGGCGGATCTTGGCGTCGCGCGCGAGGCGGAGACTGATTTTATAGTAGTCGGTCGGCCGATTTATCAAAGCGCTGATCCGCGCGAAATTTGCGAGCGGATTTTAGGGCAAATTTAG
- the der gene encoding ribosome biogenesis GTPase Der — protein sequence MQKIILVGKPNVGKSSLFNRLAGRRIAITSDVSGTTRDTNKTIIEIYDRSCVLIDSGGLDDSSELFKNVKAKTLAEARSSDAIIFMVDGKMMPSDEDKALYYALLKLNLPTALVINKVDSKKDELRSYEFANFGAKTSFAISVSHNAGIDELADWIYKQLKDEIRPDVGEDLDEFLENFGDDGEVVREISAREDYERKNIQVGIIGRVNVGKSSLLNALVKESRAVVSDVAGTTIDPVNETFVYEDRIFEFVDTAGIRKRGKIEGIERYALNRTESALELADIALLVLDSSEPLTELDERIAGLAAKFELGVIIVLNKWDKSEEDFDKFSREIRDKFKFLAYAPIISVSALGGKRVHKIYPLILEVYKNYTQKIQTARLNEAIEEAVKAHPIPREKGKSVKIYYAVQFGFAPPKIALVMNRPRALHFSYTRYLTNKLREKFDLSGTPIVLIPKNRSGSDEENEGKSE from the coding sequence TTGCAAAAGATAATTTTAGTCGGCAAGCCAAACGTCGGCAAAAGCTCGCTTTTTAACCGCTTAGCCGGCAGACGTATAGCCATCACTAGCGACGTTAGCGGTACGACGCGAGATACTAACAAAACAATCATAGAAATTTACGACAGAAGCTGCGTTTTGATCGACAGCGGCGGACTGGACGATAGTAGCGAGCTCTTTAAAAACGTCAAGGCAAAAACCCTAGCCGAAGCCAGAAGCTCGGACGCGATCATCTTTATGGTCGACGGCAAAATGATGCCTAGCGATGAGGACAAAGCCCTATACTACGCACTTTTAAAGCTAAATTTGCCGACAGCACTCGTAATCAACAAAGTCGATAGCAAAAAAGACGAGCTGCGAAGCTACGAGTTTGCAAATTTCGGCGCGAAAACGAGCTTTGCTATCTCAGTTAGCCATAACGCCGGCATCGACGAGCTAGCAGACTGGATCTACAAGCAACTAAAAGATGAGATCCGCCCCGACGTAGGCGAAGATCTGGACGAGTTTTTGGAAAATTTCGGCGACGACGGCGAGGTGGTCAGGGAGATATCGGCTCGCGAGGACTACGAGCGCAAAAATATCCAAGTAGGCATCATCGGACGCGTAAACGTCGGCAAAAGCTCGCTACTAAACGCGCTAGTAAAAGAGTCCCGCGCGGTCGTGAGCGACGTAGCTGGCACGACGATAGACCCGGTAAACGAGACTTTCGTCTATGAGGATAGGATTTTTGAGTTCGTCGATACGGCTGGCATCAGAAAACGCGGCAAGATAGAGGGTATCGAAAGATACGCGCTAAACCGCACCGAGTCCGCGCTCGAGCTCGCCGACATCGCGCTTTTGGTGCTTGATAGCTCCGAACCGCTAACCGAGCTTGACGAGCGTATCGCGGGCCTAGCGGCTAAATTTGAGCTCGGCGTCATAATCGTGCTAAACAAATGGGACAAAAGCGAGGAAGATTTTGATAAATTTAGCCGCGAGATCAGGGATAAATTTAAATTTCTAGCCTACGCGCCGATCATCAGCGTTTCGGCTCTGGGCGGCAAAAGAGTGCATAAAATTTACCCGCTGATTTTAGAAGTTTATAAAAACTACACGCAAAAAATCCAAACCGCAAGGCTAAACGAAGCCATCGAAGAGGCGGTAAAAGCGCATCCTATACCGCGCGAAAAGGGCAAAAGCGTGAAAATTTACTACGCGGTACAGTTTGGTTTCGCACCTCCTAAGATCGCGCTCGTGATGAACCGTCCGCGCGCCCTGCACTTTAGCTACACGCGCTACCTGACGAACAAACTACGCGAAAAATTTGACCTATCGGGCACACCGATCGTGCTGATCCCGAAAAATCGCAGCGGTTCGGACGAGGAAAACGAGGGAAAAAGTGAGTAG
- the kdsA gene encoding 3-deoxy-8-phosphooctulonate synthase: protein MILIAGPCVIESEQLVFDVAKRLVKFNEDKRIDFYFKSSFDKANRTSISSFRGPGLEKGCEILAKVKKEFGFKILTDIHESYQAAPVGEVADVLQIPAFLCRQTDLLVAAAKTKSVVNIKKGQFLAASAMKHSVKKVLETRGISGDGYEVAKQNGVWLTERGSTFGYGNLVVDMRNLVLMREFAPVIFDATHSVQMPSALGEKSGGDARFVPYLARAAAAAGVDGFFYETHVNPCEALCDGPNMLNLDELDANIAQIFKIKDALGDAN, encoded by the coding sequence ATGATACTAATAGCAGGGCCTTGCGTCATAGAAAGCGAGCAACTCGTTTTTGACGTGGCAAAAAGGCTAGTTAAATTTAACGAAGATAAGCGGATAGATTTTTATTTCAAATCAAGCTTTGACAAGGCAAATCGCACGAGTATAAGCTCATTTCGCGGACCCGGACTTGAAAAAGGGTGCGAAATTTTAGCCAAGGTCAAAAAGGAATTCGGTTTTAAAATTTTAACCGATATCCACGAGAGCTACCAGGCTGCACCCGTAGGCGAAGTGGCCGACGTGCTGCAAATCCCGGCGTTTTTGTGCCGTCAGACCGATCTACTCGTAGCCGCGGCTAAGACAAAATCGGTCGTAAATATCAAAAAAGGTCAGTTTTTAGCCGCCTCTGCTATGAAGCATTCAGTTAAAAAAGTGCTGGAAACAAGGGGTATTAGCGGCGACGGATACGAGGTTGCTAAACAAAACGGAGTGTGGTTAACGGAGCGAGGCAGCACTTTTGGATACGGAAATTTAGTCGTAGATATGCGAAATTTGGTGCTGATGAGGGAGTTTGCGCCGGTGATTTTCGATGCGACTCACAGCGTGCAGATGCCAAGCGCTCTTGGCGAAAAAAGCGGCGGGGACGCGAGATTCGTGCCGTATCTAGCGCGAGCTGCGGCGGCTGCGGGCGTGGACGGATTTTTTTACGAGACGCACGTAAATCCTTGCGAGGCGCTTTGCGACGGGCCGAATATGCTAAATTTGGATGAGTTAGACGCAAATATCGCTCAAATTTTTAAGATAAAAGACGCCCTGGGCGATGCAAACTAA
- the ribH gene encoding 6,7-dimethyl-8-ribityllumazine synthase: MKIIEGNLALKGGEKVAIVGARFNHIITDRLVEGARDAFLRHGGDEANLSLILVPGAFEIPMALEKALASGKFDAVCCVGAVIRGSTPHFDYVSAETTKGIANVTLKYGKPVTFGVLTVDSIEQAIERAGSKAGNKGFEAMTGVIEMLSLYKNLEA; encoded by the coding sequence ATGAAAATAATCGAAGGAAATTTGGCTTTAAAAGGCGGCGAAAAGGTCGCCATAGTGGGCGCGAGATTTAACCACATCATCACCGATAGGCTGGTCGAGGGCGCGAGGGACGCGTTTTTGCGCCACGGCGGCGATGAGGCAAATTTGAGCCTCATTTTGGTGCCGGGCGCGTTTGAGATACCGATGGCGCTTGAAAAGGCGCTAGCTAGCGGTAAATTTGACGCCGTTTGCTGCGTGGGAGCGGTGATTCGCGGCTCTACGCCTCACTTTGACTACGTGAGCGCCGAGACCACCAAGGGCATCGCAAACGTCACACTAAAATACGGCAAGCCGGTGACCTTTGGCGTACTAACGGTAGATAGCATCGAGCAAGCGATCGAGAGAGCGGGCTCAAAGGCCGGAAACAAGGGCTTTGAAGCGATGACGGGCGTGATCGAGATGCTAAGCTTATATAAAAATTTGGAGGCGTGA
- a CDS encoding cation diffusion facilitator family transporter, with the protein MEVVEQVTSRDKSIVKTGLIGIVANAILAAIKAVVGFASGSIAIILDAVNNLSDALSSVITIVGIKIAGKSPDKEHPFGYGRVEYLTAIIIGVIILYTGGTSVVESAKKIISPSTPNYDTISLILIAVLVVVKFALGLYTQRVGQKVNSDSLIASGVDAKFDALISLGTLLAALVFVFFGVSLEAYFGVIISLLLIKAALEILRDAIDKILGARMPNSDSSQIYECIGSFDGVLGVYDLMFNDYGPDKKLGSVHIEVAHDMNAAQIDALTRRIQNEIFAKFNIVLDTIGIYAFNKEDNATRLNVEKIVFGHKFIKQMHGFYINKETNTITFDIVIDFNAPDSSALYREILSQVSSAYPSYKVIITRDTDYNG; encoded by the coding sequence TTGGAGGTAGTAGAGCAGGTCACGTCGCGAGATAAGAGTATTGTAAAAACAGGCCTCATAGGCATAGTGGCAAATGCCATTTTAGCGGCTATAAAGGCGGTAGTGGGCTTTGCTAGCGGCTCGATCGCTATTATTTTAGATGCGGTAAATAACCTAAGCGACGCGCTCTCATCGGTCATCACCATCGTTGGCATAAAAATAGCCGGGAAAAGCCCTGATAAAGAGCATCCATTTGGCTACGGCAGAGTGGAGTATCTAACGGCTATCATTATAGGCGTGATCATACTTTATACAGGCGGCACCTCCGTGGTTGAGTCGGCTAAAAAGATCATCTCGCCAAGCACCCCAAACTACGACACTATCTCGCTTATTTTGATCGCCGTTTTGGTTGTGGTCAAATTTGCGCTTGGTCTTTACACGCAAAGGGTCGGACAAAAGGTAAATTCCGACTCACTCATAGCAAGCGGAGTGGACGCGAAATTTGATGCTCTCATCTCGCTTGGTACGCTTTTGGCGGCTTTGGTCTTTGTATTTTTTGGCGTTAGTCTTGAGGCGTATTTTGGCGTGATCATATCGCTACTTCTTATCAAGGCGGCACTTGAAATTTTACGTGACGCGATAGATAAAATTTTAGGCGCGAGGATGCCTAACAGCGACAGCTCGCAAATTTATGAGTGCATAGGCTCGTTTGACGGCGTGCTAGGGGTGTATGACCTTATGTTTAACGATTACGGCCCAGACAAGAAGCTAGGCAGCGTGCATATAGAGGTGGCGCACGACATGAACGCCGCGCAGATAGATGCGCTTACTAGGCGAATACAAAATGAAATTTTTGCGAAATTTAACATTGTTTTAGATACCATTGGCATCTATGCATTTAACAAAGAGGACAACGCAACAAGGCTAAACGTCGAAAAGATAGTTTTTGGACATAAATTTATCAAGCAGATGCATGGATTTTACATAAATAAAGAGACAAATACGATCACGTTTGATATTGTCATAGACTTTAACGCGCCAGATAGCTCGGCGCTCTACCGCGAAATTTTATCGCAAGTAAGTAGCGCATATCCTAGCTATAAGGTCATCATCACGCGTGACACGGACTACAACGGATAG
- a CDS encoding shikimate kinase: MSRNLVFIGFMGVGKGTVARHIVKKTGKLFLDTDELIESEQNLKVKEIFEKKGEEYFRKCEAKLAKKLAKNVKSSVIAAGGGFAKVKGLKKIGKIIYLKSSFEAILKRIDESGEAQMHYAKRPLLKDLNAAKKLFDERKKMYKSVADLIIDVEGKELEQVAKEIETELKSRKRIK, from the coding sequence GTGAGTAGAAATCTAGTTTTCATCGGCTTTATGGGCGTTGGCAAAGGCACGGTAGCAAGGCATATCGTAAAAAAAACGGGCAAGCTGTTTTTAGACACCGACGAGCTGATCGAAAGCGAGCAAAATTTAAAAGTTAAAGAAATTTTCGAGAAAAAAGGCGAGGAGTATTTTAGAAAATGCGAAGCAAAACTCGCTAAAAAGCTGGCCAAAAACGTAAAATCCTCGGTGATAGCGGCCGGCGGCGGCTTTGCAAAAGTCAAAGGCCTAAAAAAAATCGGCAAAATCATCTATCTAAAATCAAGTTTCGAGGCGATTTTAAAGCGAATAGACGAGAGCGGCGAAGCGCAGATGCACTACGCCAAGCGCCCGCTTTTAAAGGATTTAAACGCGGCCAAAAAGCTTTTTGACGAGAGAAAAAAGATGTATAAAAGCGTCGCCGATCTCATAATAGACGTCGAAGGCAAGGAGCTGGAGCAAGTCGCGAAAGAGATCGAGACGGAACTAAAATCAAGAAAAAGGATTAAGTAA
- a CDS encoding DMT family transporter, whose protein sequence is MTHILALLAAGCCEVLGVFFLTKFQKSFGVKKAANFLILVANFALSLWLLSYAMQAMPMSVAYAIWTGIGAVGAVGVGVIFNGEKMSVKKAFYLSLITLSAVILKII, encoded by the coding sequence TTGACGCATATTTTAGCTCTTTTGGCGGCTGGGTGCTGCGAGGTTTTGGGCGTGTTTTTTCTAACCAAATTTCAAAAAAGCTTCGGCGTGAAAAAGGCGGCGAATTTTTTGATTTTGGTCGCAAATTTCGCCCTTTCGCTCTGGCTTCTTAGCTACGCGATGCAGGCAATGCCGATGTCGGTGGCGTACGCGATTTGGACCGGTATCGGAGCGGTCGGAGCCGTGGGCGTCGGAGTGATTTTTAACGGCGAAAAAATGAGCGTGAAAAAGGCGTTTTATCTATCGTTAATAACGTTAAGCGCGGTAATATTAAAGATAATCTAA
- a CDS encoding helix-hairpin-helix domain-containing protein, which produces MSDFRKIPYVGEATEADLLALGYTDITSLKGADPDEMFERTKALGRGNDRCILYVYRMVCYYANTPRPDKAKLKWWLWKD; this is translated from the coding sequence TTGAGCGATTTTAGGAAAATACCCTATGTCGGCGAGGCGACAGAGGCCGATCTGCTGGCACTCGGCTACACTGACATCACTTCGCTAAAGGGTGCGGATCCAGACGAGATGTTTGAACGCACAAAGGCGCTCGGACGCGGTAACGACAGGTGCATCCTCTACGTTTACCGCATGGTTTGCTACTACGCAAATACGCCCCGTCCCGACAAAGCCAAGCTGAAATGGTGGCTTTGGAAGGACTAA
- a CDS encoding copper resistance protein CopD, whose protein sequence is MQAIYPYAHLIHLICAIIFVGFLFFDVIIFSRAKKKLPAEIAQKAQQAISSVAIKIMPLCVLILILTGGMMMSSWVGSKAGGYFESNLQIVFMIKVILALLIFAAVATNLTCKFILKRPSPLGNIHPFAFAAAAAIVILAKVMFMV, encoded by the coding sequence GTGCAAGCAATCTACCCTTACGCGCATCTTATTCATCTGATCTGCGCTATCATTTTCGTCGGATTTTTATTTTTTGACGTGATTATTTTTTCAAGAGCCAAAAAGAAACTGCCCGCAGAAATAGCGCAAAAAGCGCAGCAGGCTATCTCAAGCGTCGCGATAAAGATCATGCCGCTTTGCGTGCTGATTTTGATTTTAACGGGCGGCATGATGATGAGTAGTTGGGTCGGCTCGAAGGCGGGCGGATATTTTGAATCGAATTTACAAATCGTCTTTATGATAAAGGTTATTTTGGCGCTACTAATATTTGCAGCGGTAGCAACCAATCTCACGTGCAAATTTATACTAAAGCGCCCTAGCCCGCTAGGCAACATTCATCCGTTTGCATTTGCGGCGGCTGCGGCCATCGTAATACTTGCTAAAGTTATGTTTATGGTTTAA